In the genome of Pseudoliparis swirei isolate HS2019 ecotype Mariana Trench chromosome 3, NWPU_hadal_v1, whole genome shotgun sequence, one region contains:
- the LOC130191467 gene encoding uncharacterized protein LOC130191467 produces MRCVVFCCAQETMKKTTNFFPGRKAVSFRKGPSGHLRHDPSDEAMRIKTDPSLQDKSPAQLQHHVSTNALQRGGDVSDRHEVMGEYGLQFGKYKVKSFRWLLENDIGYVIYLIKTVEEEERAGKFNPQGNSKDSLLSFLDYARSFQEVEDLREYLSSRKPASPVASEGDTIVGFGVRAKDTWEQIWKSRADGYAAFILGVKCIKNSKMSNLQQQRAESGPLQPHPEL; encoded by the coding sequence ATGCGCTGCGTTGTGTTTTGCTGTGCACAGGAGACGATGAAGAAGACCACCAACTTCTTCCCAGGCAGGAAGGCGGTGTCCTTCAGAAAGGGCCCATCGGGTCATCTGCGGCACGATCCCTccgatgaggccatgaggattAAAACTGATCCCTCGCTTCAGGACAAGTCTCCTGCTCAGCTCCAGCATCATGTGAGCACCAATGCTCTTCAGCGGGGAGGAGATGTGTCCGACCGACACGAGGTGATGGGGGAGTACGGCCTGCAGTTTGGCAAATACAAGGTGAAATCATTCAGATGGCTCCTAGAAAACGACATTGGCTACGTCATCTACCTGATAAAAAcagtagaagaagaggagagagccgGTAAATTCAACCCCCAAGGAAACAGCAAGGACAGCCTGCTGTCATTTCTGGACTATGCCAGGAGCTTCCAGGAAGTTGAGGACCTGAGGGAGTACCTTTCCTCCAGGAAGCCCGCTTCACCTGTGGCTTCAGAAGGGGACACTATTGTCGGCTTTGGAGTCAGGGCCAAGGACACCTGGGAGCAGATCTGGAAGAGCAGGGCTGACGGTTATGCGGCCTTCATTCTGGGAGTGAAGTGCATCAAAAACAGCAAGATGTCcaacctgcagcagcagagggCCGAGTCCGGCCCCCTGCAGCCACATCCAGAACTCTAG
- the timd4 gene encoding T-cell immunoglobulin and mucin domain-containing protein 4: MAAVSARCCRTPHTAILFLFVLSGAQFSPVCGFKVAEGGVASLSCQYSVKRFGLSRVCWGRGCGTFWCNNILVQTDEHGIISKVADRYRLTGDVLDGQMDLDILNVRRTDTGPYCCRVDVDGIFNDKMIMNLRVIKAAVTSSPPTPTTTSATMTTVPATTAGVTAPSASTVNWKTLLSSQLDLLRRNSTLLRSDAVTVEDSLPSLSLQINVPVLSLSLTVLLVLGTVFLFLAFKRGIYRRTLKNGCFSSEEPPHIIYEIRMKRPVQENIYTLD, encoded by the exons atgGCCGCCGTCTCAGCTCGCTGCTGCCGAACGCCTCACAccgccatcctcttcctcttcgtcctgTCAG GCGCACAGTTTTCGCCTGTTTGTGGGTTTAAAGTGGcggaggggggcgtggcctctctgTCCTGCCAGTACTCTGTGAAGCGGTTCGGTCTGAGTCGGGTCTGCTGGGGCCGTGGCTGTGGCACCTTCTGGTGCAACAACATCCTGGTGCAGACGGACGAGCACGGCATCATCTCGAAG GTGGCGGATCGTTACCGGCTGACGGGGGACGTCCTGGACGGACAGATGGACCTGGACATCCTGAACGTGAGGCGGACGGATACCGGGCCGTACTGCTGCAGGGTGGACGTCGACGGGATCTTCAACGACAAGATGATCATGAACCTGAGAGTCATCAAAG CCGCGGTCACCAGTTCCCCTCCCACTCCAACGACGACATCGGCGACGATGACCACGGTTCCAGCGACGACCGCTGGAGTCACGGCGCCGTCGGCCTCCACAG TGAATTGGAAAACGCTGTTGTCGTCCCAGCTGGACCTTCTGAGGAGGAACTCCACCCTGCTGCGCTCCGACGCGGTCACA GTGGAGGACTCTCTGCCGTCTCTCTCCCTTCAGATCAATGttcccgtcctctctctctccctcactgtgCTGTTGGTCTTGGGGACGGTTTTTCTCTTTCTGGCTTTCAAAC GTGGAATATACAGAAGAACCTTAAAAAACGGCTG tttCTCCTCTGAAGAGCCTCCTCACATCATCTATGAGATCCGGATGAAGAGGCCCGTCCAGGAGAACATCTACACTCTGGACTAG